The nucleotide window GGTTGACTTGTCAAGGTGTTCAGAGAATCTTCCAGACGTCCTGAAAATATTAGATTCTTCCTTCATGAGAAAGGCAAAATATATGACATGGAGTGAGGTGGGATTAATCCTTCTCTCGATTGCAGTTTTTGCCGGGTTGTTTGTGATGGTCTCTCAGGACCAGAAACTTCAACCGACCGATACAACGCAGGAAGAAACAGAGAGAGATCCGTTCAGGCAGATTGAAGAAGATTTTGCCGCTATATGTTACGGCTCCGGTTTCAGACCGGTATCCTCAGCTTCAGGAGATACGCTTGTAAAATCGATGGATCTGCTCAATTCAGTATCCATACATAAGGCGAATCTTTTATTAACCAGATCGCTTGCCAGGAACGGTTTCAATCACATCGTAACTTTTGCTGCGCAGGACAGGGGACTCTCCTTTCTATGCCATACACCTCAGGGCCAGCCTGTTCGATTTGAATTGAACAGCACCACAAGATAGATGTGTAACTAAAAACACACCTTGTTGACGGATGCCATTTCACTCTGTATTCATCTGTTCCTGTAGTTTTCATTATATTCAGCCGGATTCGCTGAAGTATATACGGTAATAAACAGCTGGATATCATATTCCAGCTGTATTTTCACGGACGGAATGTCAAGTTAGACAGGCTTCTACTGAAGGCTTCTACGGAGGTTGTTACATATGAATAAAACCGCCAGATGGCGTAACTGGACTTCAATAACTCTTTTCATAGCATCTCTTCTTATGGTATGGCCCACGATTCGATGGTACTCTATGCCTGCCGAAGAAAGAGATCGTGCTGAGGCAAGCGTCCAGCCGGAAACGGATAATCCGCATCTCAGAGCAGTTCTTGACAGTCTTCAGAATGAAGGCGGAGAGGAACTCATCGCGGAGTACAGAGAATTGAACCAGGAGCGGGAAGGTACGATAAAACTAGGACTGGACCTTCAAGGAGGGATGTACCTCTCCTATATGGTAAAGCCTACACCCGGACTGGATGAGCAGGACGCAATTGATCAGGCTCTTGAAGTTATACGGAACAGGATCAATGAGTTCGGTGTATCAGAACCATCCATAACCAGACAGGGAGAGGACAGAATAGTCATTCAGCTCCCTGGAGTTCGAGATCCGGCGAGAGCACGCGCTATTGTCGAAAGACAGGCTTTGCTTGAATTCAAACTGGTTGCCTATCCGACGGAAGAACACCCGACAACCGCAAGTGTTCCGGTTCTAAGAGAAATTGATAATCTCATTACGTCAGGTTCCGAGGACATGGTTCCTGCTCCACTGGACAGCCTGATGGAAAGACCTTCGGATCCCACTGAAACAGAGATTTCGCAAGCTTCCGATGTTGTTGACTCGATAGGCCTGTCAGTTGCTCCGGAAGGTTTTTCTCTGCCGCAGCCGGAAGAGATTCGTTCGAATCAGGAATCTCAGGATGTAACACTGCCTGAACTTGATAGACCCGGCAGCCTGGGCACCATGATTGAAATTGCGCAGGAGGACATAGCCCGATCATCAGTGAGCATATCTCCGGGAGACTGGCTGGTTTATGACGGTGACACAATGGACAGGCTGAACGATATAATCAACAGACCAGATGTTGATTCAATATTGAAGGAAGCCAACCTCGTCTTTAAATTCGGCAGACTTGAAGAAACAATTGATGGTTCTTTCCGAGCACTCTATCTTCTTCCAAGAGACATGACAAGAGGCTGGGAGCGTAATTCTGACCAGGTAAATGAAAATTATTTCCTTACCGGTGCAAGTCTGACAGACGTTAGAATCCGAATGGGAAGCGCACAGTCTCTTAACAACAATCCATATCTTATAGTGGAATTCGATTCACAGGGAAGAGATAACTGGGAACAAATAACCGGCAATAACGTTGGCAAAAGAGTTGCCATTGTTCTTGACGGAACCGTGTATTCCGCGGCAACCATCCGTGAACGGATATCTGGATCCGGAACAAGATTATCCGGAGGGTTTACGACCGAGGAAGCCAGAGACCTCAGGCTTGTTCTGAAAGCAGGATCACTTCCGGCGGAACTGGAGATAGCAGAAGAACAGACTATTGGCCCCAGCCTTGGCCAGCAGTCGATCAACAGGGGTATGATTGCAGGGATAATCGCTACTCTCCTCATTGCGGCGTTCATCATCATCTATTACGGAACAGCTGGTATAATCGCGATAATGGCCCTCGTATTCGATATGCTTATTATCATGGGAGTTCTCTGTTTCCC belongs to Candidatus Aegiribacteria sp. and includes:
- the secD gene encoding protein translocase subunit SecD, coding for MNKTARWRNWTSITLFIASLLMVWPTIRWYSMPAEERDRAEASVQPETDNPHLRAVLDSLQNEGGEELIAEYRELNQEREGTIKLGLDLQGGMYLSYMVKPTPGLDEQDAIDQALEVIRNRINEFGVSEPSITRQGEDRIVIQLPGVRDPARARAIVERQALLEFKLVAYPTEEHPTTASVPVLREIDNLITSGSEDMVPAPLDSLMERPSDPTETEISQASDVVDSIGLSVAPEGFSLPQPEEIRSNQESQDVTLPELDRPGSLGTMIEIAQEDIARSSVSISPGDWLVYDGDTMDRLNDIINRPDVDSILKEANLVFKFGRLEETIDGSFRALYLLPRDMTRGWERNSDQVNENYFLTGASLTDVRIRMGSAQSLNNNPYLIVEFDSQGRDNWEQITGNNVGKRVAIVLDGTVYSAATIRERISGSGTRLSGGFTTEEARDLRLVLKAGSLPAELEIAEEQTIGPSLGQQSINRGMIAGIIATLLIAAFIIIYYGTAGIIAIMALVFDMLIIMGVLCFPGPLAQLGLKGLNATLTLPGIAGIILTIGMAVDASVLIYERIREEKRSGKGIRAAVKAGYSRAFVTILDANITTLITALVLYKFGTGPIKGFAVTLSIGILASMFCSLVFSRAFIELLLKSKKRMDISFGRWSLLGEKHFSFVEMRKKTYIISAVVLLIGAGAYFINGGLNLDIDFTGGLETNVISNTEIGTDDLKNLLTDSGLQGVQVQKLMDYEGDSGEAAYVIRTSETDKDVVYTALEINGCVPMEYDADTEELSFIKQIGPRVGEELKSKALNAIFMSMIFIVLYVWYRFQFKWGVAAVAALAHDTLITIGLLALIQLDISLTIIAAILTIVGYSINDTIVVFDRIREDRRLRKGKNLAETVNISINEVLSRTVITSVTTFMAALMLFLISGGVLSQFSLTLMIGIVVGTYSSIFIASPILVDWHAKMKK